In the Dietzia lutea genome, TAACGAGAGCCAGTCAACACCCGCCTCCACCGCGAGGCGGGCGTCCCGGACGCCTGCGACGGTGACCATGACCGCCGTCTTCACGTCCTGCAGGGTTTCCACCACCTCCCGAGCGGGGATCCCGAAAGTGCACGAGACAACGGCGACGGGCTCGTGCCCGCCGCGACGCACTGCACATCGGGCAACTCCCGCGGCGGCAGCGGCTACCGGTGGGCGACGTCATCCCTCACTGGAAAAAATTCCTGGTTCGGTCTCCATTGACGTCAGTCGGACATCCGTGTTAACTTCATCCTGGCCTTAGTGTTAGCTTCATCACAGTCTGAGCGGTCGTGGGCGGCATTCATGTGACTTGAATCAGGTCACATGCGTCATCGACTCGCGAGACATGAACGGTCTTTGTCTTTCGAAGAGGAGTGTGCGCGTGAACACAGCAACGCCTGCGACGGGTGTCCTGCCACCGACGAAGAACTACATCGGGGGGGAGTGGCTTGACGCTGCGGACGGCAAGGAGATGGATGTATTCAACCCGGCGACCGGGCAGGCCTTTGCCTCGGTGCCGGAGTCTTCAGCCGAGGACGTGTCGCGTGCCGTCGAGGCCGCTGGTCGAGCCTTGCCGGAATGGCTCCGGACCACGCCGCGCGAGCGAGCCGAGCTTCTGTTCAAGATTGCCGATCGCATCGAGGAGCGCGGTGAAGACATCGCTCGCGTCGACACCGCCGAGAATGGCAAGCCAATCTTCGCTGCGCGGGCAGAGCCCGCTGATGTCGCCGACATGTTGCGCTTCTTCGCTGGAGCGGCGCGCACGATGACAGGGCTGAATGCCACCGAGTATCTTCGGGGGAGCACTTCGCTGATTAGGCGTGAACCTATCGGTATCGCCGGTCAGATCGCTCCGTGGAATTACCCGCTTCCAATGGCTATGTGGAAGGTTGGGCCGGCGCTTGCTGCGGGCAACGCGGTGGTTTTCAAGCCTTCGGAGCACACCCCGCTAACTGCTCTTCTCCTCGCCGAGCTGTGCCACGACATCCTCCCGCCCGGAGTGCTCAACATCGTCCTAGGACATGGCGATCCCGTTGGGGAAGCCCTGGTGACGCATCCGGACATCGGGATCGTTTCGGTCACCGGGTCGGCGAACACGGGCAGGAGAATTGCGCACAACGCGGCCGACACTGTGAAGCGTCTGCATCTTGAGCTAGGAGGAAAGACTCCGGTGCTCGTGTTCGACGACGTCGACGTGCAGCGGGTCGTTTCCGATCTGAAGGCTGTCAGCTTCTACAACGCCGGCCAAGACTGTACCGCTGCGAGTCGTGT is a window encoding:
- a CDS encoding nitronate monooxygenase, with the protein product MRRGGHEPVAVVSCTFGIPAREVVETLQDVKTAVMVTVAGVRDARLAVEAGVDWLSLQSAEAGGHRLTTTVGELADRVGS
- a CDS encoding aminobutyraldehyde dehydrogenase gives rise to the protein MNTATPATGVLPPTKNYIGGEWLDAADGKEMDVFNPATGQAFASVPESSAEDVSRAVEAAGRALPEWLRTTPRERAELLFKIADRIEERGEDIARVDTAENGKPIFAARAEPADVADMLRFFAGAARTMTGLNATEYLRGSTSLIRREPIGIAGQIAPWNYPLPMAMWKVGPALAAGNAVVFKPSEHTPLTALLLAELCHDILPPGVLNIVLGHGDPVGEALVTHPDIGIVSVTGSANTGRRIAHNAADTVKRLHLELGGKTPVLVFDDVDVQRVVSDLKAVSFYNAGQDCTAASRVLVSEKIYDRFMEELVPAVESIVVDDPMSARTEMGPVITEGQRERILGLVDRAVSAGAEVVTGGSSVAGQSGYFVEPTIVAAPDQRSEIIQNEIFGPALTVQRFSDENQAIEWANDVDYGLHATVFTEDLRRAMRLSKALDFGAVCFNDHAGSGVEMPHGGFKQSGYGKDCSVYAVEEYTRIKHVMYHFGDGPSSTDLHTHPSST